One genomic window of Halogeometricum sp. S3BR5-2 includes the following:
- a CDS encoding metallophosphoesterase has protein sequence MTVDPETTGWSGPTRRTVLRALGAGATLAGIGATAGAAQSAEPWTVVALPDTQFYAEDRTSYPRDQAEWVVDNVGSENIVHVSHLGDVVENGDVEAEWEHMAEALAPLDDISFSTLPGNHDWATQGDRTSSIENYRQYFGASQNAGPEDLNSYQLFSAGGYDFLHLALEWEIPGDIDDASTALGWAQSVLEQYPDRPTIVSTHSYLRDSPQRRTLQVQEENGIGTEGQTVWEELISPNSQVFMVLCGHWHRGDGEADQVSSNDDGEDVYELLSNFQDRDNGGYGLLRQIRFQPGGGSGDDPDRIQVQTYSPSEDEYLEDGDSEFGFDLDFDARFGSASDGPLAGDADGDGDVDDDDVEAIQRSIAGEDVDIDTEAADVDDDGDVDIGDAIRVRNISEGGQ, from the coding sequence ATGACTGTCGACCCCGAGACGACGGGGTGGTCGGGTCCGACGAGACGAACCGTTCTGCGTGCGTTGGGTGCGGGCGCGACGCTGGCGGGAATCGGCGCGACGGCCGGGGCCGCTCAGAGCGCGGAGCCGTGGACGGTCGTCGCCCTCCCCGACACGCAGTTCTATGCCGAGGACAGGACGTCGTATCCGCGGGACCAGGCCGAGTGGGTCGTCGACAACGTCGGTTCGGAGAACATCGTCCACGTCAGCCACCTCGGCGACGTGGTCGAGAACGGCGACGTCGAGGCGGAGTGGGAGCACATGGCGGAGGCGCTCGCACCCCTCGACGACATCTCCTTCTCGACGCTCCCCGGCAACCACGACTGGGCGACGCAGGGCGACCGCACGTCGTCCATCGAGAACTACCGGCAGTACTTCGGGGCGTCCCAGAACGCGGGACCGGAGGACCTCAACAGCTACCAACTGTTCTCCGCGGGCGGCTACGACTTCCTCCACCTCGCCTTGGAGTGGGAGATTCCGGGGGACATAGACGACGCCTCGACCGCGTTGGGGTGGGCGCAGAGCGTCCTCGAACAGTACCCCGACCGACCGACCATCGTCAGCACGCACTCGTACCTCCGGGACTCCCCGCAGCGCCGGACCCTGCAGGTACAGGAAGAGAACGGCATCGGAACCGAGGGCCAGACGGTGTGGGAAGAGCTCATCTCGCCGAACTCGCAGGTGTTCATGGTCCTCTGCGGCCACTGGCACAGGGGGGACGGCGAAGCCGACCAGGTCTCCTCGAACGACGACGGCGAGGATGTGTACGAACTGCTGTCGAACTTCCAGGACCGCGACAACGGCGGGTACGGACTGCTCCGACAGATTCGGTTCCAACCGGGCGGCGGAAGCGGGGACGACCCCGACCGCATTCAGGTCCAGACGTACTCGCCCAGCGAGGACGAGTACCTCGAAGACGGGGACAGCGAGTTCGGTTTCGACCTCGACTTCGACGCCCGCTTCGGGTCCGCTTCGGACGGACCGCTCGCGGGCGACGCCGACGGCGACGGCGACGTGGACGATGACGACGTCGAAGCCATCCAGCGCTCCATCGCCGGCGAGGACGTCGACATCGACACGGAGGCCGCGGACGTCGACGACGACGGCGACGTGGACATCGGCGATGCGATTCGCGTGCGGAACATCAGCGAGGGGGGACAATGA
- a CDS encoding lipopolysaccharide biosynthesis protein, which translates to MPNIIDWFRNAFVRLKQVLTPGGTLGERAVTGGIWATALNVSGRVFQLLTAILLARLLTPEAFGIVAIGMLVIIGLERFSKLGLDEALIYNRESNVDPYLDTAWMMNAVRGAVLAGLLYLSAPFIGRFYSESVVVDILPVMALGPLVLGLRNPAILYFRKDLVFHKEFVYDVGGEAAYFIAAFAYALWSPTAWALVVGYLARNVIRTILSYILHGYRPRPRFDVERAREMFDYGKWITGASITNYIRNEGDDHFVGWLLAASSLGFYQMAYRLSNAPATEVTHVISSVSFPAYSEIQGDLDRLRPAFYKTVRISSFLAAPMAIGIAMVAPTFVEAVLGEQWMPMVVPMQILAVYGMIRGFVSAYGSVWQATGHPDYLVKLQLVAIVFMAIPIYPATVEYGLTGTAFVITAVYAVIMFPLDTYLAAKSVEADFRRLLLEFAYPLPAAVFMGAAVYWTRQVVTSVPAFVELIVLVLIGVVTYAAAVVVLDSRINWNILHDIKDIRDMI; encoded by the coding sequence ATGCCGAACATCATCGACTGGTTCCGGAACGCGTTCGTCCGACTCAAGCAGGTGCTCACGCCCGGCGGGACGCTCGGGGAGCGGGCCGTCACCGGCGGAATCTGGGCGACGGCGCTCAACGTCTCCGGGCGCGTCTTCCAGCTCCTGACGGCGATTCTGCTCGCCCGGCTCCTCACGCCGGAAGCGTTCGGTATCGTCGCTATCGGCATGCTGGTCATCATCGGCCTCGAGCGCTTCTCGAAACTCGGCCTCGACGAGGCGCTCATCTACAACCGGGAGTCGAACGTCGACCCGTACCTCGACACCGCGTGGATGATGAACGCGGTTCGCGGGGCCGTCCTCGCGGGACTACTCTACCTCAGCGCCCCCTTCATCGGCCGCTTCTACAGCGAGTCGGTCGTCGTGGACATCCTTCCGGTGATGGCGCTCGGACCGCTCGTCCTCGGGCTTCGGAACCCGGCGATACTCTACTTCCGGAAGGACCTGGTCTTCCACAAGGAGTTCGTGTACGACGTGGGCGGGGAGGCGGCGTACTTCATCGCCGCGTTCGCGTACGCGCTCTGGAGTCCGACGGCGTGGGCGCTCGTCGTCGGCTACCTCGCCCGGAACGTGATTCGGACGATTCTGTCCTACATCCTCCACGGCTACCGTCCGCGGCCGCGCTTCGACGTCGAACGCGCTCGCGAGATGTTCGACTACGGTAAGTGGATCACGGGCGCGAGCATCACCAACTACATCCGGAACGAGGGGGACGACCACTTCGTCGGATGGCTCCTCGCGGCGAGTTCGCTCGGGTTCTACCAGATGGCGTACCGGCTCTCGAACGCGCCCGCGACGGAGGTGACGCACGTCATCTCGTCGGTCTCCTTCCCGGCCTACTCGGAGATACAGGGCGACTTGGACCGGCTCAGACCGGCGTTCTACAAGACGGTGCGAATCTCCTCGTTCCTGGCGGCCCCGATGGCCATCGGTATCGCGATGGTCGCGCCGACGTTCGTCGAGGCCGTCCTCGGCGAGCAGTGGATGCCGATGGTCGTCCCGATGCAGATTCTCGCCGTCTACGGGATGATACGCGGGTTCGTCTCCGCGTACGGGTCGGTCTGGCAGGCGACCGGCCACCCCGACTACCTGGTGAAACTCCAACTCGTCGCCATCGTCTTCATGGCGATTCCCATCTACCCGGCCACGGTCGAGTACGGCCTCACCGGCACCGCGTTCGTCATCACGGCGGTCTACGCGGTGATCATGTTCCCGCTCGACACCTACCTGGCGGCGAAGTCCGTCGAGGCCGACTTCCGACGGCTACTGCTGGAGTTCGCCTACCCCCTGCCGGCGGCGGTGTTTATGGGCGCCGCCGTCTACTGGACCCGACAGGTCGTGACGTCGGTTCCGGCGTTCGTCGAACTCATCGTCCTCGTCCTCATCGGCGTGGTGACGTACGCCGCGGCCGTCGTGGTGCTCGACTCGCGCATCAACTGGAACATCCTCCACGACATCAAAGACATCCGCGACATGATCTGA
- a CDS encoding glycosyltransferase family 4 protein has product MADSRDRIVVVSQQFPPDTSGHASRMRDMTTNLQRMGWDVDVLVPPPSFPHGEFEQRWSRSETREMDGVTVRQLWSWQPTESDPHALSRLAYYITFALHATLWLLFNARRYDVVLTTTPPIFTGMAGFVPSLTGTRWVVDVRDLWIDASVSLGFIEEGGILERASRAFQRRVLRRGDRIAVTTEMLGEELCEQYGGELAEKMLVVPNGVDMSRFGVEVGSKDASKVSVPAGGADSAESTGSPSSDERPVIVYVGNIGHAQDLPACIRAMNLIDNDAELKLVGGGDTVPQLRRLVEEESLEDRVTFVDPVPREEVPELLSEADIGIAPLVKDEELAYAMPTKVYEYFGCGLPIVVTGCGELRRFVEESGGGIHVDNDPSRIAAAFDRLLEDEALRTEMGTRGHEFVRTRYDRRRIAERLDDSVRQLIGRRGPADGSAPAASRDLS; this is encoded by the coding sequence ATGGCTGACTCGCGCGACCGCATCGTCGTCGTCTCCCAGCAGTTCCCGCCCGACACGAGCGGTCACGCCTCGCGGATGCGTGACATGACGACGAACCTCCAGCGGATGGGCTGGGACGTCGACGTCCTCGTCCCGCCGCCGAGTTTCCCCCACGGGGAGTTCGAGCAGCGGTGGAGCCGAAGCGAGACGCGGGAGATGGACGGGGTTACCGTCCGTCAACTGTGGAGTTGGCAGCCGACAGAGTCCGACCCGCACGCCCTCTCGCGGCTCGCGTACTACATCACGTTCGCACTTCACGCGACGCTGTGGCTGCTGTTCAACGCCCGCCGATACGACGTGGTCCTCACGACCACGCCGCCCATCTTCACCGGGATGGCGGGGTTCGTTCCCTCGCTCACCGGTACCCGGTGGGTCGTCGACGTCCGTGACCTCTGGATCGACGCCTCCGTCTCCCTCGGCTTCATCGAGGAAGGCGGGATTCTGGAACGGGCCAGCCGGGCGTTCCAGCGGCGGGTGCTGAGACGCGGCGACCGCATCGCCGTGACGACCGAGATGCTCGGCGAGGAACTCTGCGAGCAGTACGGCGGGGAGTTGGCCGAGAAGATGCTCGTCGTCCCCAACGGCGTCGACATGTCCCGGTTCGGCGTCGAAGTCGGGTCGAAGGACGCCTCGAAGGTTTCCGTCCCCGCCGGCGGCGCCGACTCCGCCGAGTCGACCGGCTCGCCGTCGTCGGACGAGCGCCCGGTCATCGTCTACGTCGGGAACATCGGTCACGCGCAGGACCTTCCCGCCTGCATCCGCGCGATGAACCTCATCGACAACGACGCGGAACTCAAACTCGTCGGCGGCGGCGACACCGTCCCGCAGCTCCGACGGCTCGTCGAGGAGGAGTCCCTCGAAGACCGGGTGACGTTCGTCGACCCGGTCCCCCGCGAGGAGGTTCCCGAACTCCTCTCGGAGGCGGATATCGGCATCGCGCCGCTCGTCAAGGACGAGGAACTCGCCTACGCCATGCCGACGAAGGTGTACGAGTACTTCGGCTGCGGGCTCCCCATCGTCGTCACCGGCTGCGGCGAACTGCGGCGGTTCGTCGAGGAGTCCGGCGGCGGCATCCACGTCGACAACGACCCGAGTCGTATCGCCGCCGCGTTCGACAGACTGCTCGAAGACGAGGCGCTGCGCACCGAAATGGGCACCCGCGGGCACGAGTTCGTCCGGACGCGGTACGACCGCCGCCGCATCGCCGAGCGGTTGGACGACAGCGTCCGGCAGCTCATCGGGAGGCGCGGACCGGCCGACGGCTCCGCGCCGGCGGCCAGCCGTGATCTGTCGTGA
- a CDS encoding alginate lyase family protein translates to MSGDSSSRRFADVRTLSLLFRTVSNMEPRQLAGVADRKLRHAVVPRSPVDFDARYDRRVPDDLTCTPGPLRANTTVLRRSLSDADRSDFRARAAEAADGEVTFLDRTIRVEGPDGVGWHSEAVYEPPALWALKFHGFEFLRGAYLGHDDPTDCPAATETFPRWIADWQADESTDIGTEAYLRRAWTPHSVSFRLLNAARYYAWVGADERHPALAERLHRLLYRNASFLSNHVEHDIGGNHLIENGIALVVAGLLVDDAGDPWVDAGVEVLADAADQFLADGGHFELSPMYHVLTLTRYLTALDLLRRYGRTPPAEIREAAERGTAFLRAIAPPDGRLPLLNDSVHGESLSLRACLRYASAVGVDPGPSTTTALPDSGYYWLGRRDDAMLVDAGGIGPPHLPAHSHNDQFSVLLWVDGRSVLTDTGTYEYAPTDRRQRTRSVAAHNTVQYGDVEPIDIAGSYLMGRRFDPRVRYGVADGVTAFDGAYRRTGRDAYAHRRRIYAADDWWLVWDRVAADEARPVRSRLHVDPDIAVDAPASADADAGAAGLELRPDDGDGADPLAYLYPLDAAETTVGTSPYFPSFLTEVERPSVTLRSSGADVSFGFLLSTRPHETVALERDGDDPRALSLDGSDRSLPDSDRLS, encoded by the coding sequence GTGAGCGGCGACTCCTCCTCGCGCCGGTTCGCGGACGTGCGGACGCTCTCGCTGCTGTTCCGGACGGTGTCGAACATGGAACCCAGACAGCTCGCCGGCGTGGCCGACCGGAAGCTCCGACACGCCGTCGTCCCGCGGTCGCCGGTCGATTTCGACGCCCGGTACGACCGGCGAGTCCCCGACGACCTCACGTGCACGCCGGGACCCCTCCGAGCGAACACGACCGTGCTGCGCCGGAGCCTCTCGGACGCGGACCGCTCTGACTTCCGCGCCCGCGCGGCCGAGGCGGCGGACGGCGAGGTCACCTTCCTCGACCGCACGATTCGCGTCGAGGGCCCCGACGGGGTCGGGTGGCACAGCGAGGCGGTGTACGAACCGCCGGCGCTCTGGGCGCTGAAGTTCCACGGGTTCGAGTTCCTCCGAGGGGCGTACCTCGGCCACGACGACCCGACCGACTGCCCGGCCGCGACCGAGACGTTCCCGCGCTGGATCGCCGACTGGCAGGCCGACGAGAGCACGGACATCGGGACCGAGGCCTACCTCCGGCGCGCGTGGACGCCCCACTCCGTCTCGTTCCGCCTCCTGAACGCGGCGCGGTACTACGCGTGGGTCGGGGCCGACGAGCGGCATCCGGCGCTCGCGGAGCGGTTGCACCGCCTCCTCTACCGCAACGCCTCGTTCCTCTCGAACCACGTCGAACACGACATCGGCGGGAACCACCTCATCGAGAACGGCATCGCCCTCGTGGTCGCGGGACTGCTGGTCGACGACGCCGGCGACCCATGGGTCGACGCGGGCGTCGAGGTGCTGGCCGACGCCGCCGACCAGTTCCTGGCCGACGGCGGCCACTTCGAGCTGAGTCCGATGTACCACGTGCTCACGCTGACGCGGTATCTGACCGCGCTCGACCTCCTTCGGCGGTACGGGCGGACGCCGCCGGCCGAGATTCGAGAGGCCGCCGAGCGGGGGACCGCGTTCCTGCGCGCCATCGCGCCGCCGGACGGGCGGCTTCCGCTCCTCAACGACTCCGTCCACGGGGAGTCGCTGTCGCTCCGGGCGTGTCTCCGCTACGCCAGCGCGGTCGGCGTCGACCCCGGGCCGTCGACGACGACGGCGCTGCCGGACTCCGGCTACTACTGGCTCGGCCGGAGGGACGACGCGATGCTGGTCGACGCCGGCGGAATCGGCCCCCCGCACCTCCCGGCGCACTCGCACAACGACCAGTTTTCGGTCCTGCTGTGGGTCGACGGCCGGTCGGTTCTAACGGACACCGGGACGTACGAGTACGCGCCGACCGACAGGCGACAGCGCACCCGGAGCGTCGCCGCCCACAACACGGTGCAGTACGGCGACGTCGAACCGATAGACATCGCGGGGAGCTACCTGATGGGCCGGCGCTTCGACCCGAGGGTACGCTACGGCGTCGCCGACGGCGTCACCGCGTTCGACGGCGCCTACCGGCGGACGGGTCGCGACGCCTACGCCCACCGCCGCCGCATCTACGCCGCCGACGACTGGTGGCTCGTCTGGGACCGCGTTGCCGCCGACGAGGCCCGCCCGGTCCGCAGCAGACTCCACGTCGACCCGGACATCGCCGTCGACGCTCCGGCGTCCGCCGACGCAGACGCGGGCGCGGCCGGCCTCGAACTCCGGCCGGACGACGGCGACGGCGCGGACCCGCTCGCCTACCTGTACCCGCTCGACGCGGCGGAGACGACCGTCGGGACCAGCCCGTACTTCCCCTCGTTCCTGACCGAGGTCGAGCGGCCGTCGGTCACGCTCCGCTCGTCCGGCGCGGACGTCTCGTTCGGCTTCCTGTTGTCGACGCGCCCGCACGAGACCGTCGCGCTCGAACGCGACGGCGACGACCCGCGCGCGCTGTCGCTCGACGGGAGCGACCGCTCGCTCCCGGACTCGGACCGACTCTCCTGA
- a CDS encoding glycosyltransferase family 2 protein, translated as MVDISIIIPTLETDPTFGWEEQLEAASVEGEVILRGDATASAARNEGIRRANADKLVFLDDDSDPRPGYFDRVSALLDEHPAVTGRIIDTGAQITRGLSSQYDQGAEGHVTDVVVGCNMAVRRSVLEDVGGFDERLPYGHEETELANRVSEKYDFWYDPDLVVAHPFADSLWDYYGKAYRHGREAVPYYLIRGENVRLRLLTQILLPTNYLGDSPRETLFEATSQVARSVGLVHGYLKYARDGRSAAYAGRKRTIEE; from the coding sequence ATGGTAGACATCTCAATCATCATCCCGACGCTCGAAACCGACCCGACGTTCGGTTGGGAAGAACAGCTCGAAGCCGCGTCCGTCGAGGGGGAGGTCATCCTCCGCGGCGACGCGACGGCATCGGCGGCCCGGAACGAGGGTATCCGGCGGGCGAACGCCGACAAACTGGTGTTCCTCGACGACGACTCCGACCCGCGACCGGGCTACTTCGACCGCGTGTCCGCGCTCTTGGACGAGCATCCGGCGGTGACGGGTCGAATCATCGACACCGGCGCGCAGATAACCCGCGGGCTCTCCTCGCAGTACGACCAGGGCGCGGAGGGGCACGTCACCGACGTCGTCGTCGGCTGTAACATGGCCGTCCGGCGCTCCGTGCTGGAGGACGTGGGCGGGTTCGACGAACGCCTCCCGTACGGCCACGAGGAGACCGAACTCGCGAACCGCGTCTCCGAGAAGTACGACTTCTGGTACGACCCGGACCTCGTCGTCGCCCACCCGTTCGCGGACTCGCTGTGGGACTACTACGGCAAGGCCTACCGGCACGGCCGGGAAGCCGTCCCGTACTACCTCATCCGGGGAGAGAACGTCCGCCTGCGACTCCTCACGCAGATTCTCCTCCCGACGAACTACCTCGGCGACTCGCCGCGGGAGACGCTGTTCGAGGCGACCAGTCAGGTCGCTCGGTCGGTGGGGCTCGTCCACGGCTACCTGAAGTACGCGCGGGACGGACGGTCGGCGGCGTACGCCGGACGAAAGCGGACGATAGAAGAGTGA
- a CDS encoding DUF1616 domain-containing protein, protein MVSRSLGEQAPEASAAAAFLDLAVAAVLAVAAFGLAVAVGPSALLAPVAVVLGALYVLVLPGYALTAALFPARSPSPETVPVNHPTVSAAERAALAVGLSLMATPLVVLGLNFTEFGITRLSVLVGLFAVVAVGLVVAAVRRARVPPRERFRLPLSRLTGGPGGIGSLPKTHLLIAAFLLASAGLAGATLAEPQNGERYTEFYLLTANGENGTLVADQFPSQLSPTEPRSIYVGIGNHEERTVEYTVVTELQRLETVDGQRRVAAESELERFSTTLQAGQTFRGQRELRSRSSVTGERLRLIFLLYRGSPPENPTEENAYRSTHVWVNATAS, encoded by the coding sequence ATGGTAAGTCGCTCCCTCGGAGAGCAGGCGCCGGAGGCGAGCGCCGCGGCGGCGTTCCTCGACCTCGCCGTCGCCGCCGTCCTCGCCGTCGCCGCCTTCGGTCTCGCGGTGGCGGTCGGCCCCTCCGCGCTCCTCGCTCCGGTCGCAGTCGTCCTCGGCGCACTGTACGTACTCGTGCTTCCCGGGTACGCGCTCACCGCCGCGCTCTTCCCCGCGCGGTCGCCGTCCCCGGAGACCGTCCCCGTGAACCACCCGACCGTCTCCGCGGCGGAGCGGGCGGCCCTCGCCGTCGGACTGAGTCTGATGGCCACCCCGTTGGTCGTGCTCGGGCTGAACTTCACCGAGTTCGGCATCACGCGGCTATCCGTGCTCGTCGGACTCTTCGCCGTCGTCGCCGTCGGCCTCGTCGTCGCCGCCGTCCGACGCGCGAGAGTCCCGCCCCGCGAGCGGTTCCGACTCCCGCTCTCCCGCCTCACGGGCGGGCCCGGGGGTATCGGCTCCCTCCCGAAGACGCACCTCCTGATCGCCGCGTTCCTCCTCGCGTCGGCCGGACTCGCCGGCGCGACGCTCGCGGAACCGCAGAACGGGGAGCGCTACACGGAATTCTACTTGCTAACCGCCAACGGCGAGAACGGCACCCTGGTCGCCGACCAGTTCCCGTCGCAACTCAGCCCGACCGAACCCCGGTCCATCTACGTCGGCATCGGCAACCACGAGGAACGGACCGTCGAGTACACCGTCGTCACCGAACTGCAGCGGCTCGAAACGGTCGACGGTCAACGCCGCGTCGCCGCGGAGAGCGAACTCGAGCGGTTCTCCACGACGCTGCAAGCGGGCCAGACGTTCCGCGGGCAGCGCGAACTCAGGTCCCGTTCGTCGGTGACCGGCGAGCGCCTCCGACTCATCTTCCTCCTCTACCGGGGGTCGCCGCCGGAGAACCCGACGGAGGAGAACGCGTACCGCTCGACCCACGTGTGGGTGAACGCGACGGCGTCCTGA
- a CDS encoding glycosyltransferase family 4 protein, protein MTDALRIAAVTAHRSHEVAEPLSLADGTVQLVDIDPSDGFLERNLNTVTRLLELTSDPKPDAVLSDCLGLLGFLVAAICVLRGVPFVFRFKGNHWQGLEEIYRTGKDDGFATKLRYYLTYALDEAIYRSARGYVVVSAELKDVVVERTGCRPEQVHVVHVPLVPDREDGSARAARERFGIEAETVLLTVTNLKYPSKYDGVRTIVEGMESVLASHEDVAYVVAGGGAYLDDVRAAVDAIADPAVRGRIHALGFVENVADLYALADAFVYVSHIDGYPRSVLEAQQSALPAMVNAAHGMVEQVEDGETGVVLKEATSEQVAAQVTRLLDDDDRARLGENARTRVRAENDPETIGHQLVAAIDAIVSGR, encoded by the coding sequence ATGACCGACGCGCTCCGCATCGCGGCGGTGACTGCGCACCGCTCCCACGAGGTAGCCGAACCGCTGTCGCTGGCCGACGGCACGGTCCAACTCGTCGATATCGACCCCTCTGACGGCTTCCTCGAACGGAACCTGAACACGGTCACTCGGCTGCTCGAACTGACCAGCGACCCCAAGCCGGACGCCGTGCTGTCGGACTGCCTCGGACTGCTCGGGTTCCTCGTCGCCGCCATCTGCGTCCTCCGGGGCGTCCCGTTCGTCTTCCGCTTCAAGGGCAACCACTGGCAGGGGTTAGAGGAGATATACCGGACGGGGAAGGACGACGGCTTCGCGACGAAGCTTCGATACTACCTCACGTACGCCCTCGACGAGGCAATCTACCGGTCGGCCCGCGGCTACGTCGTCGTCTCCGCGGAACTGAAAGACGTGGTCGTCGAGCGCACGGGCTGTCGGCCGGAGCAGGTGCACGTCGTCCACGTGCCCCTCGTCCCCGACCGGGAGGACGGGTCGGCGCGGGCGGCGAGAGAGCGGTTCGGTATCGAGGCGGAGACGGTGCTGCTGACCGTGACGAACCTCAAATACCCCAGCAAGTACGACGGCGTCCGCACTATCGTCGAGGGGATGGAGTCCGTGCTCGCCTCGCACGAGGACGTGGCCTACGTCGTCGCCGGCGGCGGCGCCTACCTCGACGACGTGCGGGCGGCGGTCGACGCCATCGCCGACCCGGCCGTCCGCGGCCGCATCCACGCGCTCGGCTTCGTGGAGAACGTCGCGGACCTCTACGCCCTCGCGGACGCCTTCGTCTACGTCTCGCACATCGACGGCTACCCGCGGTCGGTGCTCGAAGCACAGCAATCCGCGCTCCCCGCGATGGTCAACGCCGCTCACGGGATGGTCGAACAGGTCGAGGACGGCGAGACCGGCGTCGTCCTGAAGGAGGCGACGTCCGAACAGGTGGCGGCGCAGGTGACGCGACTGCTGGACGACGACGACCGCGCACGCCTCGGCGAGAACGCCCGGACGCGAGTACGAGCGGAGAACGACCCCGAGACAATCGGGCACCAACTCGTCGCCGCCATCGACGCTATCGTCTCCGGCCGGTAG